DNA from Roseimicrobium sp. ORNL1:
GATGCACCACCGCATCGTTGGGCGCGTTCAGGGGCTTGCCGTCAAACTTGTCCGCCAGCACGGTGATCTTGCCATCACGATCATAACGTGCAACGCGACGTGTTCCATGCTCGCAGGAGATCTGGCGGCCTTCAAAATCAAAGGTATTGCCGTTGCTGTAGTTCGAGGGATTGCGAAATGTGCTCACGTGGCCATCTTCATTGAGCCAGCGCCTCTGCACGTTGTTGGGAATGTCGCTCCACAGGAAAAAGTTTCCATGAGTGCTCCAGGCCGGACCCTCTGCCCACAGGCTGCCCGTGTGCAGCCGTTGAATCGGCGCATTCCCCTGGATGTATTTTCCGAAGGAAGGATCCATCGCAATCACATCTGGATCCGGATACCGCGACGGCTGGGCATTCGGACCATAGTCACGCCCCAAAACGGCTCCGGCAGCAGCAGTGGCAAACGTGGTGAGGAAAGCGCGGCGGGTGTTCATACTTGGGAAGCGTATTGGAACTGAGTTTTTCGAAAGGAAGGATGACGAAATAGACGTGGCCAGGCAATGGGTATTCGATGAATAAGCGCTCCATAATCGGACAACTCCGCACTACGGACTCCGCACTACGGACTTTCTCAATTCACCACATTCCTCGCCGCCTGTCCAAGCAGCACACGGCGCACATTCTCGCTCCCCTTCACGCGCATGTCACGCAGCCCCTCTTCCGTGTAGAAGGCAGAGTGCGGATTGAGAATCAGCCGGTCGTGCGCGGGATGATGCGGATCCCGCCAGGCCTGGAGCAACGGATCACTATCAGACGGCGGCTCCTTCTCCAGCACATCCAGTGCCGCGCCGGCGAGATGCCCATCTTCAATCGAGCGCAGGATGGCCATGGGATCCGTGACCGCACCACGCGCTGAGTTAATGACATACGCACCCTGCGGCAGGAGCTTGAGCGTCTCATCATTCACCATCAGACGTGTCTCCGGAGTCAGCGGGCAGTGCAGGGACAGCACATACGATTTGGCAAACAACTCCTCAATCGACTCCGCACGACGCACCCCGAGTGACTTGTCCTTTCCATCCTGTGCATACGGATCATAGAACCACACGTCCATGCCCAGCGCCTTCGCGCGCAGGGCCGCCGCAGTGCCGATACGACCCAGTCCCACGATGCCAAACACACGCCCACGCAGGCGGTGCAGCGGTACCATGGGTGAATAGTGCCAGGGCCCCACATTGCGCTGTAGGCGCGAGTTCATCAAATGCACCCCGCGCGTGAGCGTCATCATCATGGCGATCGCCGTGTCCGCCACGTCCTCGGTGCCGTAGTCGGGAATGTTCGCCACCGGAATGCCACGCGTGCGGGCGAAGGCGTGATCCACATTGTCCACGCCCACCCCGCAGCGGATGATCAGCTTGCAGTTCTTCAGGTTCTGGATGACCCGCGAGGTCACATTGAACTGGTGATACATCATGATGGCATCAGCATCCTCGATGCGGCCAATCAATTCGTCCTCACACAGCGCATCCAGCGCAATGACCTCCGCGAGATCTCCCAGGATGCGGCGCTCCTCGTCGAGGGGCTCGGTGACGAAATCGGTGATGATGACTTTGGCGGGCATGGCCGATTGTTATTGTTGTAGGAATGCGGCCTCTTGTTCAAGACTGTTCGCCACTCAATACAAGAGCCCTCGCTGAAAGCAAAAGCGCCAGCGACGTCATCAACACCAGGGAGAGGATGACAAAGGCATTAAGAATCACGGTCAGGGCGGCAAGCGTGACACTTCTCCACCGTGCCCATGACTTCCAGCGAGTCTCAAGGAGGACCATGACCAAAACCGCGAGGCCGACCAAAATGGATGAATTTCCGAAGGCGAACCTCGAAAAAGAAATGATGAACTCAAGCGCGGCGCTCACGGACCGCCCTTCGGCTTGAGGACCGAAGTCCCTCCAAAGTTTCTCCACTTTTGGAAACAGTACCGTCATGGAAAACGCCCACGCAAGCAGGGTCGGAACCAGGGCTACCATTACCAGTGTGTAAATCTTCCATGCGGGTTTGGGCGACATCGCCGCCATGCTGATATCAATTGCCCAATTTCATCAAGGAAAAACCAGCGCCAGGTCGTGGAGAGCAAGCCAAATCCGCCGCCATTTAGCGGACACTTTAAAAGGCCCGCGCAAGCGAAAATCGCCCCCCTGCACCCTTTTGCTTGCCGCTTCCGGCCCACCCGCTATGCCATGGGATCCTCATCTTTCCCCGAAAATCCCGACACTGCATCTCTGCACGCTGACCATCCATGAATCTGAAACACGTTGAGACGATCGCCCGTGAACTGAACGTCAAACCCCTGCAGGTCACCGCGACTGCCAAGCTGATTGCCGAAGGGGGCACTGTTCCGTTCATCGCGCGCTATCGCAAGGAGGCCACCGGCATGCTGGATGAAGTGGCCATCACCGGCATCCGCGACGGCATGCTTCGCCTCGCCCAGCTCGACGAGCGCCGTGAGGCCATCGTGAAGTCGCTCGACGAGCGCAAGCTCATGACCGATGCCCTGCGCGCGAAGATCGAAGGCGCCACTACCGTGGCCGTGCTGGAAGACCTTTTCGCCCCCTTCCGCCCGAAGCGCCGCACCCGCGCTACCATCGGCAAGGAAAAGGGCCTGGAGCCCCTGGCCGACTGGCTGGAGCAGAACCAGACCACCGGCTCCGCCGACCCGGCCACCGAGGCTGCGAACTACATCAAGACTGATGTAGAAGATGAACTGAAGGTGAACACGGCCGTCGAAGCCCTCGCAGGCGCCCGCGACATCATTGCAGAACGCGTGAGCGACTCCGCCGAAGCCCGCGCTGCCATCCGCCGCCTCATCACTGATCAAGGCACCGTGGTGAGCAAGGTCATGTTCGGCAAGGAAGAGGACAAGGAAGCCGCCAAGTTCCGCGACTACTTCGACTGGAGCGAACCGCTCAAGAGCATTCCCTCCCACCGCATGCTGGCCATCCGCCGAGGTGAAAAGGAAGGATTCCTCATCATGCGAGTCACCGCTCCTGAAGGCGACGCCATTCGTCTGCTCGAACCCTTCTTCGTGAAGGGCAACACCGCGTGCAGCAAGCAGGTGAGCGAAGCGGTGCTGGATGGCTACAAGCGCCTTCTCTCTCCCTCCATGGAGACGGAAGCCCGTCTTGAGTCCAAGAAGAAAGCGGATGCTGAAGCCGTGAAGGTCTTCGCGGACAATCTGCGCGAACTCCTCCTCGCTGCGCCGCTCGGACAGAAGCGCGTGATGGGCGTGGACCCCGGCTTCCGCACCGGTTGCAAGATCGTGTGCCTCGATGCCCAGGGCAAGCTGCTGCACAACGACGTCATGTACCTCCTCGGCGAAGGCAACGGCCTCATCGCCGCGAAGGTGCTGGTGACAAATCTCGTGCAGCGCTTCAACATCGAAGCCATCGCCGTGGGCAATGGTACCGCCAGCCGCGAGACAGAAATGTTCCTTGGCAAGATTGGCCTGCCCAAGCACATCCAGATTCTCATGGTGAATGAGAGCGGCGCCTCCATCTACTCTGCCAGTGATGTAGCACGCGAAGAATTCCCCGATCACGACGTGACCGTGCGCGGCTCTGTCTCCATCGCCCGTCGTCTCATGGACCCGCTCGCGGAGCTTGTGAAGCTCGATCCGAAGTCCATCGGCGTGGGCCAGTACCAGCACGATGTCGATCAGACACTTCTCAAGGACGGACTGGATGACGTGGTGATGAGCAGCGTGAACGCCGTGGGCGTGGAAGTGAATACCGCCTCCAAGCAACTCCTCTCCTACGTATCCGGCCTGAACTCGCTGCTGGCCGCGAACATCGTGGCCTTCCGCAATGAAAACGGCCCCTTCAAGTCGCGCGACGAACTCAAGAAGGTGCCTCGCCTCGGCGACAAGGCCTTCGAACAGGCGGCCGGCTTCCTGCGCATCCGCGGCGCGGAAAATCCTCTCGATACCAGCGCCGTGCACCCTGAGCGCTACGATGTGGTGAACCGCATGGCGCGCGACCTCTCCTGCGATGTGAGCGATCTGCTCACCAAGGAGGAACTGCGCAAAAAGATCGATGCACGCAAGTACGTGAGCGAGGAAGTCGGTCTGCCCACGCTGCAGGACATCCTCAACGAACTCGCCAAACCCGGTCGTGACCCCCGCAAACAGTTTGAGGTCTTCAAGTTCCAAGAAGGCGTGGAGAAGCCCGAGCATCTCACCGTGGGCATGAAGCTCCCTGGCATCGTGACGAACGTGACTGCC
Protein-coding regions in this window:
- a CDS encoding C-terminal binding protein, whose amino-acid sequence is MPAKVIITDFVTEPLDEERRILGDLAEVIALDALCEDELIGRIEDADAIMMYHQFNVTSRVIQNLKNCKLIIRCGVGVDNVDHAFARTRGIPVANIPDYGTEDVADTAIAMMMTLTRGVHLMNSRLQRNVGPWHYSPMVPLHRLRGRVFGIVGLGRIGTAAALRAKALGMDVWFYDPYAQDGKDKSLGVRRAESIEELFAKSYVLSLHCPLTPETRLMVNDETLKLLPQGAYVINSARGAVTDPMAILRSIEDGHLAGAALDVLEKEPPSDSDPLLQAWRDPHHPAHDRLILNPHSAFYTEEGLRDMRVKGSENVRRVLLGQAARNVVN
- a CDS encoding Tex family protein — its product is MNLKHVETIARELNVKPLQVTATAKLIAEGGTVPFIARYRKEATGMLDEVAITGIRDGMLRLAQLDERREAIVKSLDERKLMTDALRAKIEGATTVAVLEDLFAPFRPKRRTRATIGKEKGLEPLADWLEQNQTTGSADPATEAANYIKTDVEDELKVNTAVEALAGARDIIAERVSDSAEARAAIRRLITDQGTVVSKVMFGKEEDKEAAKFRDYFDWSEPLKSIPSHRMLAIRRGEKEGFLIMRVTAPEGDAIRLLEPFFVKGNTACSKQVSEAVLDGYKRLLSPSMETEARLESKKKADAEAVKVFADNLRELLLAAPLGQKRVMGVDPGFRTGCKIVCLDAQGKLLHNDVMYLLGEGNGLIAAKVLVTNLVQRFNIEAIAVGNGTASRETEMFLGKIGLPKHIQILMVNESGASIYSASDVAREEFPDHDVTVRGSVSIARRLMDPLAELVKLDPKSIGVGQYQHDVDQTLLKDGLDDVVMSSVNAVGVEVNTASKQLLSYVSGLNSLLAANIVAFRNENGPFKSRDELKKVPRLGDKAFEQAAGFLRIRGAENPLDTSAVHPERYDVVNRMARDLSCDVSDLLTKEELRKKIDARKYVSEEVGLPTLQDILNELAKPGRDPRKQFEVFKFQEGVEKPEHLTVGMKLPGIVTNVTAFGAFVDIGVHQDGLVHVSQLADHFIKDASEAVKVQQKVQVTVIEVDLERKRIALSMKSNPDFDRSKKGGSGGGGGGGGGGQGGGRPGQGGGGGNRSFQSSGSGSRGGSSGGGMGGMGGGDWFSAAVQKGKK